In Flavobacterium cerinum, one genomic interval encodes:
- a CDS encoding IS1182 family transposase — protein sequence MYNKSKVVFKDYNPKQNFLLPPSLEELIELNHPVRTVSDVIDGLDLECLIKNYKPGGTSSYHPRMLLKVLVYGYLCNIFSSRRLEEALKQNIHFMWLSGMSRPDHNTINRFRSERLKDEVRSIFTQVVLLLESQGHVSLKTVFTDGTKIEANANRYTFVWGRSIERNKRRIEEQLQDLWEYTQQVAATESKDKTEVEFKAIDKEAVEKTIKKIDTALKGKKICPKVRQKLNYARKNWPANLQKYAKQEDIMGKRNSFCKTDTDATFMRMKEDHMKNGQLKPGYNLQISTHNQFIVNYSLHPNPNDTRTLPEHIKIFKEHYNRLPEELVADAGYGSQENYTLLDNEGVEAYVKYNHFDKDTRTGIPSISLSNPEVAQLRTKAYNLLVTDRGKELRKQRCHDVETVFAQIKNNKGFRRYNLRSKAKAEVETALLAMAHNLKKCPVRTS from the coding sequence GTGTATAATAAATCAAAAGTAGTCTTTAAAGATTACAATCCCAAGCAAAATTTTCTACTTCCTCCGAGTTTAGAGGAGCTGATAGAACTCAACCATCCAGTAAGAACCGTTTCCGATGTGATTGACGGTCTTGATTTGGAGTGCCTTATTAAGAATTACAAACCAGGCGGCACTTCCAGTTACCATCCCCGCATGCTTCTTAAAGTGTTGGTTTATGGTTATTTGTGCAATATTTTTTCCAGCCGCAGGCTTGAGGAAGCCTTGAAGCAGAATATCCATTTTATGTGGTTAAGCGGTATGAGCCGTCCTGACCATAATACTATAAACCGCTTTAGGAGTGAACGCCTTAAAGATGAGGTACGCAGCATCTTTACCCAGGTTGTATTGCTTTTAGAATCCCAGGGACATGTGAGCCTTAAAACTGTTTTTACCGATGGTACAAAAATAGAAGCCAATGCCAACCGGTACACTTTTGTATGGGGCAGATCCATCGAAAGGAATAAAAGGCGCATAGAAGAGCAGCTTCAGGACTTATGGGAGTATACGCAGCAAGTTGCCGCTACTGAATCTAAAGACAAGACAGAAGTTGAGTTTAAGGCTATTGACAAGGAAGCTGTTGAAAAGACTATTAAGAAGATTGACACCGCCCTTAAAGGCAAAAAGATATGCCCTAAAGTACGGCAGAAGCTTAACTATGCCCGTAAGAACTGGCCTGCAAACCTTCAGAAGTATGCTAAGCAAGAAGATATAATGGGTAAGCGAAACAGCTTTTGTAAGACCGATACTGATGCTACTTTTATGCGGATGAAAGAAGACCACATGAAGAACGGACAGTTAAAACCGGGATATAACTTACAGATAAGCACACACAACCAGTTCATTGTAAATTACTCTTTACACCCTAATCCCAATGATACAAGGACGCTACCCGAACATATAAAAATTTTTAAAGAACACTACAATAGACTACCTGAAGAACTTGTGGCTGATGCAGGTTATGGTTCGCAGGAAAACTACACATTACTTGATAATGAAGGTGTTGAAGCATATGTAAAATATAATCATTTTGACAAAGACACCAGAACAGGAATACCAAGTATCTCTTTATCTAATCCCGAAGTAGCCCAGTTAAGAACAAAAGCTTATAACCTGCTCGTAACCGACAGGGGAAAGGAACTCAGAAAGCAACGCTGTCATGATGTAGAAACCGTGTTTGCCCAGATAAAAAACAACAAAGGCTTCCGCAGGTATAATCTGCGTAGCAAAGCCAAGGCCGAAGTGGAAACGGCATTACTTGCTATGGCTCATAACCTCAAAAAATGCCCTGTTAGGACATCATAA
- a CDS encoding tellurite resistance TerB family protein — MSFSELFDSEFKARNKGHFSAIVRVALADGDLTQEEKNFLDKLAIQLEISKEEYEEILENPLKYPINPPYLHTQRIERLYDLSRMVYADHVLGPKQKEILMRFVLALGFTPSNASYIVDKAFSLLVLNVDLDTFVYEMQNMNK, encoded by the coding sequence ATGTCATTTTCAGAATTATTTGATAGCGAATTCAAAGCTCGTAATAAAGGTCATTTCTCAGCTATTGTAAGAGTTGCTCTTGCAGACGGTGACCTGACTCAGGAAGAAAAAAACTTCTTAGACAAACTGGCTATTCAGTTGGAGATTTCAAAAGAAGAGTACGAAGAGATTTTGGAGAATCCGTTAAAATACCCGATCAATCCTCCGTATTTACATACGCAACGTATAGAGCGTTTATATGATTTATCCCGTATGGTATATGCTGATCACGTATTAGGCCCGAAACAAAAAGAAATTCTGATGCGTTTTGTATTAGCATTAGGTTTCACACCGAGCAATGCTTCTTATATTGTTGACAAAGCCTTTTCGTTATTGGTTTTAAATGTAGATTTAGACACTTTTGTATACGAAATGCAAAACATGAACAAATAA
- a CDS encoding HupE/UreJ family protein, translated as MSEFWIYFNIGLRHVLDINAYDHVLFLIALVVPYAFKDWKRVLLLVTLFTGGHTLSLLLSVYGIVYIKANLVEFLIPITILVTALFHLFTAGKSSKNESVSFVAFVTLFFGIIHGLGFSNYFKTILPGGASEKLLPLLEFALGIEAAQIIVVLIVLILSYIIQTFFRFSKRDWTLVMSAFVIGVVLPMIIGSEIWNR; from the coding sequence ATGTCAGAATTTTGGATATACTTTAATATCGGTCTGCGACATGTGCTCGATATCAATGCCTATGATCATGTACTTTTCCTAATCGCCCTTGTGGTTCCTTATGCTTTTAAGGATTGGAAAAGAGTATTGCTGCTTGTAACATTGTTTACTGGAGGTCATACCTTATCGTTACTGCTTTCAGTTTACGGAATTGTATATATCAAAGCAAACCTGGTCGAATTCCTGATTCCGATCACGATTCTGGTAACCGCCTTATTTCATTTGTTTACAGCCGGTAAATCATCCAAAAACGAAAGTGTCAGCTTTGTGGCTTTTGTAACGTTATTTTTTGGGATTATCCACGGATTGGGCTTTTCAAACTACTTTAAAACGATACTACCGGGTGGTGCATCCGAAAAATTACTACCCTTACTGGAATTTGCGTTAGGTATCGAAGCGGCACAAATAATCGTTGTGCTGATCGTATTGATACTGTCGTATATTATTCAGACTTTTTTCCGTTTTTCCAAACGCGATTGGACATTAGTGATGTCAGCTTTTGTAATCGGAGTCGTATTACCGATGATCATCGGTAGCGAAATTTGGAACCGGTAA
- a CDS encoding deoxycytidylate deaminase has protein sequence MKEQKRNKYDKAYLRIAKEWSQLSYCKRKQVGAIIVKDRMIISDGYNGTPSGFENCCEDEEGYTKWYVLHAEANAILKVARSTQSCEGATLYITLSPCKDCSKLIHQSGIKRVVYCEGYKDEAGLDFLRKAGVEVEYIADLE, from the coding sequence ATGAAAGAACAAAAACGGAATAAATACGATAAAGCCTATCTGAGAATAGCAAAAGAATGGAGTCAGTTGTCGTATTGCAAAAGAAAACAGGTCGGAGCAATTATTGTAAAAGACCGAATGATCATTTCTGATGGTTACAACGGAACACCATCGGGATTTGAAAATTGCTGCGAAGACGAAGAGGGTTATACAAAATGGTATGTATTGCATGCCGAGGCTAATGCAATTTTAAAAGTAGCGCGGTCAACACAATCCTGTGAAGGCGCTACATTATATATAACCTTGTCGCCTTGTAAAGATTGCAGTAAATTAATTCACCAGTCGGGTATAAAAAGAGTGGTGTATTGCGAAGGCTATAAAGACGAAGCCGGACTGGATTTTCTTAGAAAGGCGGGAGTGGAAGTAGAGTATATTGCTGATTTGGAATAA
- a CDS encoding S41 family peptidase: MRIKKIYLPVIITTALAVGVLIGGYLNFSAPTATFSSNASKNKLNKLLDFINNEYVDEVNTDSIVDITVNGILEKLDPHSVYIAKNELESVAQSMKGDFVGIGVNFYTYKDSVAVIKPIAGGPSEKAGIKAGDRILFAGNTKLFGKKISNDTLFSKLKGERGSKVELTVFRKTENKKFKVNVTRDLIPIKSVDVALMLNAKTGYIKINRFAETTFKEFHQGLSKLKAAGMQELVVDVRNNGGGYMERAVEIADEFLKDKEQIVKIKNRKGVEDVSYATSKGSFENGKLYILIDENSASASEILAGAIQDNDRGLIVGRRSFGKGLVQREMPLGDGSAVRLTVARYYTPSGRSIQKPYNKGLEEYYGEFEKRFENGELYAFDSIKVADSLKFKTKKGKIVYGGGGIIPDIFVPMEGKHGDEALNMIMQSGIVSYFVFEELDNERQQFQKLTIPQVENKVRSTDFYYDGFRRHLSKSGLIFNLEKHKDKVKQYLAAEFVRQLFDEQHYYQLILKEDPMIKSLMEAKK, encoded by the coding sequence ATGAGAATTAAAAAAATATACTTGCCGGTAATTATCACGACGGCGCTTGCCGTGGGTGTGCTTATTGGAGGTTACCTTAACTTTTCTGCGCCAACGGCAACGTTTTCATCGAATGCCAGTAAAAACAAACTGAATAAACTGCTGGATTTTATCAATAATGAATATGTCGATGAGGTGAATACGGATTCGATTGTTGATATTACGGTTAACGGTATTCTGGAAAAACTGGATCCGCACTCGGTTTATATTGCTAAAAATGAATTGGAGTCGGTAGCGCAAAGTATGAAAGGTGACTTTGTCGGCATCGGAGTTAATTTTTATACCTATAAAGATTCGGTTGCGGTTATTAAACCTATTGCCGGAGGTCCTTCTGAAAAAGCGGGTATCAAAGCCGGTGATCGTATTCTGTTTGCCGGAAATACTAAATTATTCGGTAAAAAAATATCCAATGATACACTTTTCTCTAAACTGAAAGGAGAAAGAGGTTCGAAGGTGGAATTGACCGTATTCCGAAAAACGGAAAACAAGAAGTTTAAAGTTAATGTAACCCGCGATTTGATACCGATTAAAAGTGTAGATGTAGCGCTGATGCTTAATGCTAAAACCGGCTATATTAAAATCAATCGATTTGCTGAAACTACCTTTAAAGAATTCCATCAAGGCTTATCGAAACTAAAAGCAGCCGGAATGCAGGAATTGGTTGTCGATGTTCGTAATAACGGTGGAGGTTATATGGAACGGGCGGTTGAAATTGCCGACGAATTTCTAAAGGATAAAGAACAAATCGTTAAAATTAAAAACCGTAAAGGAGTAGAAGATGTTAGTTATGCTACTTCAAAAGGAAGCTTTGAAAACGGGAAACTGTATATTCTGATTGATGAAAACAGTGCTTCGGCCAGTGAAATTCTGGCGGGTGCGATTCAGGATAATGACCGCGGACTTATTGTGGGCAGACGATCATTCGGAAAAGGATTGGTGCAACGGGAAATGCCTTTAGGCGACGGATCTGCGGTGCGTCTGACTGTGGCGCGTTATTATACGCCATCCGGGCGTTCGATTCAAAAACCGTATAACAAAGGATTGGAAGAGTATTACGGTGAGTTTGAAAAGCGTTTTGAAAACGGTGAATTATATGCTTTTGATAGTATTAAAGTTGCGGATAGCTTAAAGTTTAAAACGAAGAAAGGCAAGATTGTTTATGGCGGCGGTGGAATTATTCCGGATATTTTTGTTCCGATGGAAGGAAAACACGGAGATGAAGCGCTAAATATGATTATGCAATCCGGAATTGTAAGCTATTTTGTTTTCGAAGAATTGGATAACGAAAGACAGCAATTTCAGAAATTAACGATTCCGCAAGTGGAAAATAAAGTCAGAAGTACTGATTTTTATTATGATGGTTTCCGTCGACACTTGTCAAAAAGCGGACTGATTTTTAATCTGGAAAAGCATAAAGATAAAGTGAAACAATATCTGGCGGCTGAATTTGTACGGCAGTTGTTTGACGAACAACATTATTATCAGCTTATTTTAAAAGAAGATCCGATGATCAAATCGTTAATGGAAGCAAAAAAATAA
- a CDS encoding FAD-dependent oxidoreductase — protein MFDVLIIGGGVAGLSCALILGSAQKKSFVADKKIGIITHQKASSLQDALFNNAYGIPAGKLGSEILSESTAHLAQTYPHIIQIPDEKVIKVEGEQGNFTVTTNKSSYKTQNIVVAIGSSNLFSIEGLEQYIEPHRKSLPEKNRIQLRNNDHLVTNGIYVAGTLAGWRSQLAIASGSGASVATDILTLWNNGIETHSHDSIRK, from the coding sequence ATGTTTGATGTGTTAATTATTGGTGGCGGAGTAGCCGGGCTTTCGTGTGCCCTTATATTAGGTTCTGCCCAGAAAAAAAGTTTTGTAGCCGATAAAAAAATAGGAATCATTACGCATCAGAAAGCTTCATCGTTACAAGATGCTCTTTTTAATAATGCTTACGGTATACCGGCAGGCAAACTGGGTTCTGAAATTTTATCAGAAAGTACAGCTCACCTTGCCCAAACTTACCCTCATATTATACAAATTCCGGATGAAAAAGTAATTAAAGTTGAAGGCGAACAAGGCAACTTTACCGTGACCACAAACAAGTCTTCCTACAAAACACAGAATATTGTAGTCGCTATCGGATCATCTAATCTTTTTTCGATTGAAGGACTTGAGCAATATATCGAGCCACACCGAAAATCATTACCGGAAAAGAACCGCATCCAACTTCGAAATAACGACCACCTGGTAACAAACGGAATTTATGTAGCGGGAACACTTGCCGGATGGAGAAGTCAACTTGCTATAGCTTCCGGAAGCGGCGCATCGGTTGCAACCGATATTCTGACCTTATGGAACAACGGTATTGAAACTCATTCACACGACAGTATACGAAAATAA
- a CDS encoding MarC family protein has translation MGFDWKEIFTVGMVLFAVIDIFGSIPIIVDLRNKVGHIQSEKASIVAAVIMISFLFVGDEILKLIGIDVNSFAVAGSFVLFFLALEMILGITLYKDDAPNTASIVPIAFPLIAGAGTMTTLLSLRSEYQTINIIFGILANILIVYLVLKSSSRIEKTLGKNGLGVIRKVFGVVLLAIAVKLFAANVKGLFV, from the coding sequence ATGGGATTCGATTGGAAAGAAATTTTTACGGTAGGAATGGTATTATTTGCAGTTATCGATATTTTCGGAAGCATTCCGATTATTGTTGACTTACGTAACAAGGTAGGCCATATCCAATCTGAGAAAGCTTCAATTGTTGCAGCTGTCATCATGATTTCATTTCTATTTGTAGGTGATGAGATCCTGAAACTGATCGGTATTGACGTCAATTCATTTGCCGTGGCCGGATCGTTTGTATTGTTCTTTTTGGCACTGGAAATGATTCTGGGGATAACACTTTATAAAGATGACGCACCAAACACCGCATCAATTGTACCTATTGCATTTCCTTTAATCGCAGGTGCCGGAACGATGACAACATTATTATCGTTGCGATCCGAATACCAAACGATCAATATTATATTCGGCATCCTTGCCAACATTTTGATTGTATATCTTGTTCTTAAATCTTCATCCCGAATAGAAAAAACACTAGGGAAAAACGGACTAGGCGTGATCCGAAAGGTTTTTGGAGTAGTTCTTTTAGCTATTGCTGTTAAATTATTTGCGGCTAATGTTAAAGGTCTGTTTGTTTAA
- a CDS encoding DUF3109 family protein produces MFQLGKTIVSEEILEKEFVCNLSACKGACCVDGDAGAPLDKDEVAILEKIYPIVKPFLRPEGVASIEEQGTSIVGSDGDLETPLIDGADCAYVIFDGSTALCGIEQAYNQGLVDWKKPVSCHLYPIRVKDFSDFAAVNYHRWHICDDACSLGKELEVPVYKFVKEALVRKFGSDWYAELEKVAEELKK; encoded by the coding sequence ATGTTTCAGTTAGGGAAAACCATCGTGTCTGAGGAGATTCTTGAAAAAGAATTTGTGTGTAATTTGTCGGCTTGTAAAGGAGCCTGTTGTGTGGATGGTGATGCCGGTGCGCCACTGGATAAAGATGAGGTAGCAATATTGGAGAAGATATATCCGATAGTAAAACCGTTTTTGCGTCCGGAAGGAGTTGCGTCGATAGAAGAACAAGGAACTTCGATTGTCGGATCGGATGGAGATCTTGAAACACCGTTAATTGACGGAGCCGATTGTGCTTATGTTATTTTTGACGGGTCTACTGCGCTTTGCGGAATCGAACAAGCCTATAATCAGGGATTGGTGGACTGGAAAAAACCGGTTTCGTGTCATTTATATCCGATTCGGGTAAAAGATTTCTCGGATTTTGCAGCCGTTAATTATCATAGATGGCATATTTGTGATGATGCCTGTTCGCTGGGAAAAGAACTTGAAGTCCCGGTGTATAAATTTGTAAAAGAAGCTTTGGTTCGGAAGTTTGGTTCCGACTGGTATGCGGAGCTTGAAAAAGTGGCCGAAGAGCTTAAAAAATAA
- a CDS encoding ribonucleotide-diphosphate reductase subunit beta, producing the protein MSVIEPILQENKDRFVIFPIKHHDIWNWYKKMEASFWTAEEIDLHQDLTDWNTKLSDDEKYFIKHILAFFAASDGIVNENLAENFVNEVQYPEAKFFYGFQIMMENIHSETYSLLIDTYVKDEAEKNELFHAIDVFPAIKKKAEWALRWIESESFAERLIAFAAVEGIFFSGAFCSIFWLKKRGLMPGLTFSNELISRDEGVHCDFAVHLHNHHLINKVPIARIKEIITDALNIEREFITESLPVSLIGMNATLMTQYLEFVADRLLVELGCEKVYNASNPFDFMDMISLQGKTNFFEKRVSEYQKAGVLNKDTDSQKISFDADF; encoded by the coding sequence ATGTCGGTGATAGAACCAATTTTGCAAGAGAATAAAGACCGTTTTGTAATTTTCCCCATTAAGCACCATGATATCTGGAATTGGTATAAAAAAATGGAAGCTAGCTTTTGGACGGCAGAGGAGATTGATTTACATCAGGATTTAACCGATTGGAATACCAAGTTAAGTGATGATGAAAAATATTTCATTAAACACATTTTGGCTTTTTTTGCGGCTTCCGACGGTATCGTAAATGAGAATCTGGCGGAAAACTTCGTGAATGAAGTACAGTATCCGGAAGCGAAATTCTTTTATGGATTCCAAATTATGATGGAGAATATTCATAGTGAAACCTATTCGCTTTTAATTGATACCTACGTGAAAGACGAAGCAGAAAAGAATGAACTGTTTCATGCTATTGATGTGTTTCCGGCAATTAAGAAAAAAGCGGAATGGGCGTTGCGTTGGATCGAATCCGAATCGTTTGCGGAAAGACTAATCGCTTTTGCCGCTGTAGAAGGGATCTTTTTCTCCGGTGCTTTCTGCTCAATCTTCTGGTTGAAAAAAAGAGGTTTGATGCCGGGACTTACATTCTCCAATGAACTTATCTCAAGAGATGAAGGAGTTCACTGTGATTTTGCAGTACACCTACACAATCATCATTTGATCAATAAAGTGCCGATCGCTAGAATTAAGGAAATTATCACGGATGCGCTGAATATCGAAAGAGAATTTATTACGGAATCACTTCCGGTAAGTTTGATCGGAATGAATGCAACGCTGATGACACAATATCTGGAGTTTGTAGCAGATAGATTGTTGGTTGAATTAGGTTGTGAAAAAGTATATAACGCGAGCAATCCGTTTGATTTTATGGACATGATCTCGCTACAGGGAAAAACCAATTTCTTTGAAAAAAGGGTTTCCGAATATCAAAAAGCAGGTGTCTTAAATAAAGATACCGATTCACAAAAAATCAGCTTCGACGCCGATTTTTAA
- a CDS encoding ribonucleoside-diphosphate reductase subunit alpha: MYVVKRDGRREPVMFDKITDRVRILCYGLNDLVDPVKVAMRVIEGLYDGVTTSELDNLAAETAASMTVSHPDYAQLAARIAVSNLHKNTKKSFSETMTDMVNYVNPRTNQESPLISDEVYEVIMANAERLDSTIIYNRDFNYDYFGFKTLERSYLLRINGQIVERPQHMLMRVSVGIHLNDIESAIETYELMSKKFFTHATPTLFNAGTPKPQMSSCFLLTMQDDSIDGIYDTLKQTAKISQSAGGIGLSIHNVRATGSYIRGTNGTSNGIVPMLRVFNDTARYVDQGGGKRKGSFAIYVEPWHADIFDFLDLRKNHGKEEMRARDLFYAMWMNDLFMKRVQEDAQWTLMCPNECPGLYDVYGEEFDALYLSYENAGKGRKTIKARELWEKILESQIETGTPYMLYKDAANRKSNQKNLGTIRSSNLCTEIMEYTSADEIAVCNLASISLPMFVENGAFNHQLLFDVTKRVTRNLNKVIDRNYYPVQEAENSNMRHRPVGLGVQGLADAFILLRLPFTGDAAKQLNQEIFETMYFAAVTASMEMAKEEGPYSSFEGSPISKGEFQYNLWGLNDEDLSGRWDWTSLRKEVMQNGVRNSLLMAPMPTASTSQILGNNEAFEPYTSNIYTRRVLSGEFIVVNKHLLQDLVNLGLWNESLKQEIMRANGSIQDIDIIPQDIKELYKTVWEMSMKDIIDMSRQRGYFIDQSQSLNLFMEGATFAKLTSMHFYAWQSGLKTGMYYLRTKSAVDAIKFTLDNDKKQEVPVKQEEIAVDEFRAMLERSRNAEPDDCEMCGS; this comes from the coding sequence ATGTATGTAGTAAAAAGAGACGGAAGACGTGAGCCTGTAATGTTTGACAAGATTACAGACCGGGTTAGAATTTTATGCTACGGATTAAACGATTTAGTAGATCCGGTAAAAGTAGCCATGCGTGTTATTGAAGGTTTGTATGATGGTGTGACCACATCAGAACTCGATAACTTAGCTGCCGAAACAGCAGCATCAATGACGGTTTCGCACCCGGATTATGCACAATTAGCAGCCCGAATTGCGGTGTCTAATTTGCATAAGAATACCAAAAAATCATTCTCGGAAACGATGACGGACATGGTTAATTACGTCAACCCGAGAACGAATCAGGAATCACCGTTAATCTCGGATGAGGTTTATGAAGTGATTATGGCAAATGCCGAAAGACTGGATTCTACAATTATCTATAATCGCGATTTTAATTACGATTATTTCGGATTTAAAACGTTGGAGCGTTCGTACTTGTTGCGAATCAACGGGCAAATCGTAGAGCGTCCGCAACATATGTTGATGCGTGTTTCCGTTGGAATCCACCTAAATGATATTGAATCGGCTATCGAGACGTATGAATTAATGTCGAAAAAATTCTTTACGCACGCTACGCCAACATTATTTAATGCCGGAACACCAAAACCGCAAATGTCGTCATGTTTCCTTTTAACGATGCAGGATGATAGTATTGACGGTATTTATGATACATTAAAACAAACGGCCAAAATATCACAGTCGGCCGGAGGAATCGGATTATCAATCCATAATGTTCGTGCAACGGGTTCTTATATCCGTGGAACAAACGGGACTTCTAACGGAATCGTACCGATGTTACGTGTGTTTAACGACACGGCACGTTATGTTGATCAAGGAGGAGGAAAGCGTAAAGGAAGCTTTGCGATTTATGTAGAACCTTGGCATGCTGATATTTTTGATTTTCTGGATCTGAGAAAAAACCACGGTAAAGAAGAAATGCGTGCACGTGATCTTTTTTATGCGATGTGGATGAATGACTTGTTTATGAAACGAGTTCAGGAAGATGCACAGTGGACATTAATGTGTCCGAATGAATGTCCGGGACTTTATGATGTTTACGGAGAGGAATTCGACGCACTATATCTTAGTTATGAAAATGCCGGAAAAGGTAGAAAAACGATAAAAGCACGTGAGCTTTGGGAGAAAATTCTGGAATCACAAATTGAAACGGGAACGCCATACATGCTTTATAAAGATGCAGCGAACCGTAAATCAAACCAGAAAAATCTGGGAACTATCCGTTCGTCTAACTTGTGTACGGAAATCATGGAATATACTTCCGCAGATGAAATTGCGGTATGTAATCTGGCTTCAATATCCCTTCCGATGTTTGTGGAAAACGGAGCGTTTAACCACCAACTGCTTTTTGACGTCACAAAACGCGTAACGCGTAACCTTAATAAGGTAATCGATAGAAATTATTACCCGGTTCAGGAAGCTGAAAACTCGAACATGCGTCACCGTCCGGTTGGACTTGGTGTTCAGGGATTGGCTGATGCTTTTATCCTGTTACGCTTACCGTTTACGGGTGATGCTGCTAAACAACTTAACCAGGAAATTTTCGAAACCATGTATTTTGCAGCTGTAACCGCTTCGATGGAAATGGCTAAAGAAGAAGGACCTTATTCCTCTTTTGAAGGTTCACCGATCTCAAAAGGTGAGTTTCAGTACAATCTTTGGGGATTGAATGATGAGGATTTAAGTGGTCGTTGGGATTGGACTTCATTGCGAAAAGAAGTGATGCAAAACGGAGTGCGTAACTCTTTGTTAATGGCACCGATGCCAACTGCTTCTACTTCTCAGATCTTGGGTAATAATGAAGCTTTTGAACCGTATACATCCAATATCTATACCCGTCGTGTGTTATCCGGTGAGTTTATTGTAGTTAATAAGCACCTTTTACAGGATTTGGTTAATCTGGGATTATGGAACGAGAGTCTGAAACAAGAGATCATGCGTGCTAATGGATCTATTCAGGATATCGATATTATACCACAGGATATTAAAGAACTGTATAAAACGGTTTGGGAGATGAGTATGAAAGATATTATCGACATGTCTCGTCAGAGAGGATACTTTATCGATCAGTCGCAATCGCTTAACTTGTTTATGGAAGGAGCAACTTTTGCAAAACTAACATCAATGCACTTCTATGCATGGCAGTCCGGTTTGAAAACGGGAATGTACTATCTTAGAACGAAGAGTGCTGTTGATGCGATCAAGTTCACATTGGATAACGACAAAAAACAGGAAGTACCGGTTAAACAGGAAGAAATTGCTGTTGATGAATTCCGGGCAATGTTAGAACGTTCCAGAAATGCAGAACCGGACGATTGTGAAATGTGCGGATCTTAA
- a CDS encoding AAA family ATPase, which yields MSTLYFTDRSNVNLDDVVFNEAVSQQINQFLKEYQYREILEQYELPVVNKMLLHGKTGCGKTMTAKAIAKRLDKKIIIVNLASIVSSKLGETAKNIEGLFKEVLYESAVLFFDEFDSLGQIRDYDNKDSSEMKRVVNAILQLIDNFPKKSILIAATNQIQMIDEALVRRFELKLEFTLPSREVLDNYYTALLSKYPEEFCKLERIYDVSFAEAKNHVFKAVKNNIIQAEIEKQQNN from the coding sequence TTGAGTACTTTATATTTTACAGACAGAAGTAATGTTAACCTGGATGATGTTGTTTTTAATGAAGCGGTTTCGCAGCAAATCAACCAGTTTTTAAAAGAATATCAATATCGGGAAATCCTGGAACAATATGAATTACCGGTAGTGAACAAGATGCTGTTGCACGGGAAAACCGGATGCGGAAAAACCATGACGGCCAAAGCAATCGCTAAAAGGCTGGATAAAAAAATCATTATCGTAAATCTGGCCAGTATCGTATCGTCTAAGTTGGGTGAAACAGCTAAAAATATCGAAGGATTATTTAAAGAAGTCTTGTACGAAAGTGCCGTGCTGTTTTTTGATGAATTTGATTCACTCGGACAAATTCGGGATTACGACAATAAAGACAGTAGTGAAATGAAACGGGTTGTGAATGCTATTTTACAGCTCATTGATAATTTTCCGAAAAAATCGATATTGATTGCCGCAACTAATCAGATTCAGATGATAGACGAAGCCTTAGTACGCCGTTTTGAATTAAAACTCGAATTTACACTGCCGTCCCGTGAGGTTCTGGATAATTATTATACCGCATTACTGTCAAAATATCCGGAAGAATTCTGTAAACTCGAACGAATATATGACGTGTCATTTGCTGAAGCAAAAAATCACGTTTTTAAAGCGGTTAAGAATAATATCATTCAGGCAGAAATTGAAAAACAACAAAATAATTAA